A DNA window from Stutzerimonas stutzeri contains the following coding sequences:
- a CDS encoding ArsC family reductase, with product MSESDQRLCLYGIKACDTMKKARTWLDEHGLSYDFHDYKSVGIDRAHLEAWCNEHGWQTILNRAGTTFRKLDDAAKADLDQARAIELMLAQPSMIKRPVLDLGGRTLIGFKPDLYAAAVAAPN from the coding sequence ATGTCCGAATCAGATCAGCGGTTGTGCCTATACGGAATCAAAGCCTGCGACACGATGAAAAAGGCCCGTACCTGGCTCGACGAACACGGACTGAGCTACGACTTCCACGACTACAAGAGCGTCGGCATAGACCGCGCCCATCTGGAAGCCTGGTGCAACGAACACGGCTGGCAGACCATTCTCAACCGTGCAGGCACCACCTTCCGCAAGCTGGACGACGCTGCAAAGGCCGATCTTGACCAGGCCCGGGCCATCGAGCTGATGTTGGCCCAACCGTCGATGATAAAACGCCCTGTACTCGACCTGGGCGGTAGAACCCTGATTGGCTTCAAGCCCGATCTTTACGCTGCCGCAGTGGCAGCGCCGAACTGA